Sequence from the Candidatus Neomarinimicrobiota bacterium genome:
CCAACTGATCCTGCTCGACCTGGACCGCGATGGAATATATGAAGTCACTACCTACCTGAATCCCAAAAAGCACGAGTACAAGCTGATCGTAGATGGTAAATGGATCAACGATCCGGCCAATCCCGATAGTGTCTCGAATAATATGGGAGGGTTCAATTCGGTTCTCGACCTGCGGGAGACCGACGCCGTTCCTACCGGCTTTTTTATCCGCACCGGCCACAGCGGCCGCCAATTTACTTTCCGTTTTCAGCGGCCACCAGGTGCCGCGGCCGTGAATCCCCGCTCCATCACCGTGCTGGTGAATAATTACAAGCTGCCCGCTCACCAGTGGAAATTCAAATCGGGCGCAGAGGAACTTATGCTCGCTTTTCACATCAAGACTAAGGGGTTCGTGCGCATCCTGGCCCAGGACGAGGCGGGCCGCGTCTGCCGGGAAACCCAGTTCCTCCTGGAGCACGGCCAGACGATCACTGCTTCCACACCATTGGACTCGTGGTACACCCAGGTTGTGTACTTCCCCATAACCGATCGCTTCTATGACGGAAATCCCTTCAATAACTGGGCTTCTCCCGATCCCGCGCTGGAACCACTGGCCAATTATTGCGGTGGTGACCTGGAGGGCATCACCCAGAAAATTGAACAGGGCTACTTCGACAGCCTGGGCGTCTCCACCCTCTGGCTCTCGCCCCTCAATCGGGGCCCAGATTCCGCTTATGAGGAGTATCCACCGCCCCACCGTAAGTACACCGGTTATCACGGCTACTGGCCGGTGCACCCGACTCAGGTGGAACACCGCATTGGCGGCCGGGGGGCGGCCAGGGAACTCGTCACCACCGCCCATGACTATCACCTGAGGGCTATCCTGGACTTTGTAGCCAACCACACCCACGAAAAACACCCCTACTTCCAGGATCACCGCGACTGGTACGGTCACCTGGAACTTCCCGATGGCCGCCGCAACATCCGCCTGTGGGACGAGCAACGCCTGACTACCTGGTTCGATACCTTCCTCCCTTCGTTCGACTACCTCCACAGCCGGGAAGCCCTGGAAACCATGACCGACAACGCCCTGTGGTGGATCGAGACCTTCGAACTGGACGGCTTCCGCCACGATGCCGTCAAGCACCTCCCCGGGCAGTTCTGGATCACCCTCACCCGCAAGCTGCACGAGCGCTTCCCCGACAGGCACCTCTACCAGCTGGGCGAAACCTATGGCTCAGACGCTCTCATCAAGAGCTACGTCAACAGTGCGCAGCTGGACGGCCAGTTCAACTTCGACCTCTACTTCAACACCCGCGAAGCCTTCGCCCTGGGCACCGGATCCATGACCGACATCGCCTGGACCCTTAAGCGGAACCTGGCCGTATACGATCCGCTGAACCTCATGGGAACCCTGGTGAGCAGCCACGACCAGGTGCGCTTCATCTCCCTGGCCGACCGGAAGGTATCCTTCACTGAAAACGCCCAGGAAGCCGCCTGGACCCATCCTCCTTCACCGGCCGGCAGCCCCGCCCACGAGCGCCTGCGCCTGTACTGCACCTTCGTGCTGACAGTTCCCGGCGTGCCGGTGATCTATTACGGCGACGAGATCGGCATGGCCGGCGCCGGCGACCCCGACAACCGCCGCCCCATGAAATGGACCGGGTGGATCGATGATGAACAAGCCACCTTCAACGCCGTTTCCAAACTCCTCCATCTCCGCCGGCAGCACCCCGCCCTGGCCGTCGGCGACCTGGTAGTGGAAGCCGCCACCGAGCACCTGCTGGCCTACCGCCGCATCGGCTTCGAAGAG
This genomic interval carries:
- a CDS encoding alpha-amylase family glycosyl hydrolase, giving the protein QLILLDLDRDGIYEVTTYLNPKKHEYKLIVDGKWINDPANPDSVSNNMGGFNSVLDLRETDAVPTGFFIRTGHSGRQFTFRFQRPPGAAAVNPRSITVLVNNYKLPAHQWKFKSGAEELMLAFHIKTKGFVRILAQDEAGRVCRETQFLLEHGQTITASTPLDSWYTQVVYFPITDRFYDGNPFNNWASPDPALEPLANYCGGDLEGITQKIEQGYFDSLGVSTLWLSPLNRGPDSAYEEYPPPHRKYTGYHGYWPVHPTQVEHRIGGRGAARELVTTAHDYHLRAILDFVANHTHEKHPYFQDHRDWYGHLELPDGRRNIRLWDEQRLTTWFDTFLPSFDYLHSREALETMTDNALWWIETFELDGFRHDAVKHLPGQFWITLTRKLHERFPDRHLYQLGETYGSDALIKSYVNSAQLDGQFNFDLYFNTREAFALGTGSMTDIAWTLKRNLAVYDPLNLMGTLVSSHDQVRFISLADRKVSFTENAQEAAWTHPPSPAGSPAHERLRLYCTFVLTVPGVPVIYYGDEIGMAGAGDPDNRRPMKWTGWIDDEQATFNAVSKLLHLRRQHPALAVGDLVVEAATEHLLAYRRIGFEEEFLVVLNKGEKDQSFRLPGEELEWTAVYGGKGRFKGGGEVTVPIRSGVIWRRVETTMDER